From Candidatus Sphingomonas colombiensis, one genomic window encodes:
- a CDS encoding acetyl-CoA hydrolase/transferase family protein produces the protein MSTRIADPRLRGRIMSAEAAAALIDNGQTIGMSGFTGSGYPKMVPMALARRIEAEHAAGRPMRVKVWTGASTGPELDGALAKADGIELRLPYNSDPIARERINRGEMDYLDMHLSQVAPMAWQGFLGPLDVAVIEVTAIRPDGSLVPSSSVGNNKTWLDRAKAVILEVNSWQNPALEGMHDIYYGTALPPHRVPIPLVRPDDRIGEPVLRCDPDKIVAIVETDAPDRNLPFTPPDEAARAIAGHLLEFLGHEVAKGRLPAALLPLQSGVGNIANAVLTGLVDGPFHDLTAFTEVIQDGMLDLLDCGRLRMASATSFSLSPEAAARLNADMDRYRDRMILRPQEISNHPELVRRLGCIAMNGLIEADIYGNVNSTCVMGSRIQNGIGGSGDFARNAYVSIFMTPSTAKGGAISAIVPQAAHVDHIMQDVAVLVTEQGLADLRGLSPKKRAALVIENCAHPVYRDALRDYFTRASQTAFGRHAPSLPGEALSWHQRYIDTGTMRF, from the coding sequence ATCAGGCTATCCGAAGATGGTGCCGATGGCGCTCGCCCGGCGGATTGAGGCCGAGCATGCCGCCGGGCGCCCAATGCGGGTCAAGGTGTGGACCGGCGCATCGACCGGGCCCGAACTGGATGGCGCGCTGGCAAAGGCCGACGGCATCGAGTTGCGGCTACCGTATAATTCCGATCCGATCGCGCGCGAACGCATCAATCGCGGCGAGATGGATTATCTGGACATGCATCTCAGCCAGGTCGCGCCGATGGCGTGGCAGGGTTTCCTCGGCCCGCTTGACGTCGCGGTCATCGAGGTGACGGCGATCCGCCCTGATGGCTCGCTGGTGCCATCGTCATCGGTGGGCAACAACAAGACCTGGCTCGATCGCGCCAAGGCGGTGATCCTCGAGGTCAATTCGTGGCAAAATCCCGCGCTGGAGGGGATGCACGACATTTACTATGGCACCGCGCTGCCACCGCACCGCGTGCCGATCCCGCTGGTGCGACCGGACGACCGCATCGGCGAGCCGGTGCTGCGGTGCGATCCGGACAAGATCGTTGCGATCGTCGAAACCGACGCGCCCGATCGCAACCTGCCATTTACTCCGCCGGACGAAGCGGCCCGAGCGATTGCGGGCCATCTGCTTGAATTCCTTGGGCATGAGGTCGCAAAGGGCCGCCTCCCCGCCGCTTTGTTGCCGCTCCAGTCGGGCGTCGGCAATATCGCCAATGCGGTGCTGACCGGGCTGGTCGATGGCCCGTTCCACGATCTCACCGCGTTTACCGAGGTGATTCAGGACGGGATGCTCGATCTGCTCGATTGCGGGCGGCTGCGCATGGCGTCCGCCACATCCTTCTCGCTCAGCCCGGAAGCGGCGGCGCGGCTCAATGCGGATATGGATCGCTATCGCGACCGCATGATCCTGCGCCCGCAGGAGATCAGCAACCATCCTGAGCTGGTGCGCCGGCTCGGCTGCATCGCGATGAACGGCCTGATCGAGGCCGATATCTACGGCAATGTGAATTCCACATGCGTCATGGGATCGCGCATCCAGAACGGGATCGGCGGTTCGGGCGATTTCGCGCGCAACGCTTATGTCTCGATCTTCATGACCCCGTCGACCGCGAAGGGCGGTGCCATCTCCGCGATCGTGCCGCAGGCCGCGCATGTCGATCATATCATGCAGGATGTCGCGGTGCTGGTAACCGAACAGGGGCTGGCCGACCTGCGCGGGCTCAGCCCAAAGAAACGCGCCGCGCTGGTGATCGAGAATTGCGCGCACCCCGTCTATCGCGATGCCCTGCGCGACTATTTCACGCGCGCCTCGCAAACCGCGTTCGGTCGCCACGCGCCTTCGCTGCCCGGCGAGGCATTGTCCTGGCATCAGCGCTATATCGACACCGGCACGATGCGCTTCTAG
- a CDS encoding peptidase S10, which translates to MKSALLTILTAFAAATSAHGAETPAKADAATPASAIFQPSEIATTGSVTIAGARIPYRAVAGTMVVHPKGWSDTNAIDGGDEKDAKKPKAEASMFYTAYFRNGVPAASRPITFLFNGGPGSSSIWLHMGAFGPIRVQTPDRGHAPGAPYAMVNNDESLLDVSDLVFIDAPGTGFSRIAGHEKEAAFYGVDQDIHAFSKFIVQFLSRYQRWNSPKYLFGESYGTMRAAGMTLALQKESVDLNGVILLSDILNWDLIPDDPQANPGIDQPYIVSLPTYAATAWYHQKLANRPADLPAFLAEVEQFATGNYALALMQGNTLPAEKRQAIAARLSGYTGLPVAYLLKSNLRIEYGAFQKELLAADALTTGTLDTRFTGATLDPLSKVSSYDPQSTAIEAAYVAAFNSYARGTLRYGDGIEFKPGVSIYESWDYKHQPPGAARPLIALPNVLPDLAIAMKQNPQMKLLVTGGYFDVSTPYFAGVYELRHLPVPANIQANIDYRHYESGHMVYVNPTVLKAFHTDVADFIRRTDNIK; encoded by the coding sequence ATGAAATCCGCTTTGCTCACGATCCTGACGGCCTTTGCCGCAGCGACCAGCGCGCACGGAGCCGAAACGCCCGCGAAGGCGGACGCCGCCACCCCGGCGTCCGCTATTTTCCAGCCGAGCGAGATCGCCACCACCGGCTCGGTAACAATTGCCGGCGCGCGCATTCCCTATCGCGCGGTGGCGGGAACAATGGTCGTTCATCCGAAAGGATGGAGCGACACGAATGCGATTGATGGCGGCGACGAAAAGGACGCGAAGAAGCCCAAGGCCGAAGCGTCGATGTTCTACACCGCTTATTTCAGGAACGGCGTTCCAGCGGCAAGCCGCCCGATCACCTTCCTGTTCAACGGCGGCCCCGGCTCATCGAGCATCTGGCTGCACATGGGCGCGTTCGGCCCGATCCGCGTCCAGACGCCTGATCGCGGGCATGCGCCCGGCGCGCCTTATGCCATGGTCAATAATGACGAGAGCCTGCTCGACGTCTCCGATCTCGTCTTCATCGACGCGCCGGGCACCGGCTTCAGCCGGATCGCCGGGCATGAGAAGGAAGCGGCCTTCTATGGCGTGGATCAGGATATCCATGCATTTTCGAAATTCATCGTCCAGTTCCTGTCGCGCTATCAGCGCTGGAATTCGCCCAAATATCTCTTCGGCGAAAGCTATGGCACGATGCGCGCGGCGGGAATGACGCTGGCGCTGCAGAAGGAGAGTGTGGACCTCAACGGCGTGATCCTGCTGTCGGACATCCTGAACTGGGATCTGATCCCGGACGATCCGCAGGCAAATCCGGGGATCGACCAGCCCTATATCGTCAGCTTGCCGACCTATGCCGCGACCGCCTGGTATCATCAGAAGCTCGCGAACCGGCCAGCCGATCTGCCCGCGTTTCTCGCCGAGGTAGAGCAATTCGCCACCGGTAATTATGCCTTGGCGCTGATGCAGGGCAACACCCTGCCGGCGGAAAAACGTCAGGCGATCGCCGCGCGGCTTTCCGGCTATACCGGGCTGCCGGTCGCCTATCTGCTGAAGAGCAATCTCCGCATCGAATATGGCGCGTTCCAGAAGGAGTTGCTGGCGGCTGACGCCCTCACCACCGGCACGCTGGACACCCGCTTCACCGGCGCGACGCTCGATCCGCTGAGCAAGGTTTCCAGCTACGACCCGCAAAGCACCGCGATCGAGGCGGCCTATGTCGCGGCGTTCAACAGCTATGCGCGCGGCACGTTACGTTATGGCGACGGGATCGAGTTCAAGCCCGGCGTCAGCATTTACGAAAGCTGGGACTACAAGCATCAGCCGCCCGGCGCCGCGCGGCCGCTGATCGCGCTGCCCAATGTGCTGCCCGATCTCGCCATTGCCATGAAACAGAATCCCCAGATGAAACTGCTGGTAACCGGCGGTTATTTCGACGTTTCGACGCCCTATTTCGCGGGCGTGTATGAATTGCGCCATCT